A genomic segment from Patescibacteria group bacterium encodes:
- the greA gene encoding transcription elongation factor GreA, which yields MSAPTTKKEFYLTKEGVEKLKAELEDLTKNQRPQIAKELKEAKEFGDLSENASWDAAKEHQSFVEGRIAEVEQILRNVVIIKAPKKTDKVDIGSTVHLELEDGEQKYTIVGSTEANPELGKISNESPIGQALMGKGKGEEVEISVPSGTMTYKIKHIE from the coding sequence ATGAGTGCACCTACAACTAAAAAAGAGTTTTACCTAACCAAGGAAGGCGTTGAAAAGCTCAAGGCCGAGCTGGAGGATTTGACCAAAAATCAGCGTCCCCAGATTGCTAAGGAGCTGAAGGAGGCCAAGGAGTTTGGTGACCTTAGCGAAAACGCTTCTTGGGATGCTGCCAAAGAGCACCAGTCATTTGTGGAAGGGCGCATTGCCGAGGTTGAGCAGATTTTGCGCAACGTGGTAATCATTAAGGCTCCCAAAAAGACCGACAAGGTTGATATTGGCTCGACCGTACACTTGGAGCTTGAAGATGGTGAACAGAAGTACACCATCGTTGGCTCCACCGAGGCCAATCCGGAGCTCGGTAAGATTTCGAATGAGTCACCAATCGGCCAGGCGCTTATGGGCAAGGGCAAGGGTGAAGAGGTTGAGATTTCGGTTCCTTCGGGCACTATGACCTACAAGATCAAGCATATCGAATAA
- a CDS encoding CPBP family intramembrane metalloprotease, whose product MSTSSASTSTSTAQRLRSVPWSARHALALFAGAWVVLPFAFYVWFAVAAGLFPVFQPFNELINSNKPEANLIFAIVDAIGSLAIIGYLLHRTGANWRDLGFRGFSWWKALLYIGGLFIAFILVVQILYVVVQLLVPGFNPDEPQTNDFDGLATSLRGWLPVVLVVLPAFVEETVFRGFVFPALSKRFGLIAGAAISSFLFGLAHVQPNVIVYTFVIGLVLCFLYVRLGSIIPGIALHAFNNYIAFIAISQS is encoded by the coding sequence TTGTCGACATCCAGCGCCTCAACTAGTACTAGCACCGCTCAGCGTTTACGCTCGGTGCCATGGAGCGCCCGACATGCCTTGGCTTTGTTTGCTGGCGCTTGGGTGGTTCTGCCATTTGCTTTTTATGTATGGTTCGCCGTTGCAGCCGGGTTGTTCCCTGTTTTCCAGCCATTTAATGAGCTAATTAACTCCAATAAGCCGGAGGCGAACTTAATCTTTGCTATCGTTGATGCCATTGGGTCGTTAGCGATTATTGGTTACCTTTTACATCGAACCGGTGCAAACTGGCGCGACCTTGGCTTTCGCGGGTTTAGCTGGTGGAAGGCGCTGCTGTATATTGGCGGATTATTCATCGCCTTTATTTTAGTGGTGCAAATACTGTACGTCGTTGTGCAACTGCTGGTTCCCGGTTTTAATCCAGATGAGCCGCAGACCAACGATTTTGATGGCTTGGCAACCAGCTTGAGAGGGTGGCTGCCGGTGGTCTTGGTTGTTCTACCGGCTTTTGTCGAAGAAACGGTGTTTCGTGGCTTTGTCTTTCCAGCCCTATCAAAGCGATTTGGCTTAATCGCCGGGGCGGCCATATCGAGCTTTTTGTTTGGCTTGGCTCACGTTCAGCCCAATGTGATTGTATACACCTTCGTGATTGGTCTGGTACTATGTTTCTTGTACGTACGGCTTGGGTCGATCATCCCAGGAATCGCACTGCACGCCTTTAATAACTACATTGCTTTTATTGCAATCAGCCAAAGCTAA
- the mrdA gene encoding penicillin-binding protein 2 codes for MSRKAKEPIFGFGGEQSPHKGDPVIKRDQGGNERWIEAILPADAEAGVIETPTSRRRLIIIVGAVFLVMAVLAIQMFRLQIIDGDRNLGLADGNRLRQKVTRAPRGVIYDRNKVTLAQNLASFDVTVIPSLLPRDINHRRQIYATVGASLGVSGQEIEQRVERSCIDQALKAGTPQFRAEFDCLAATQPRLVADNVPRETALDFDQLSATTPGFSLDVNPIRDYRDQTLLSAILGYTGRVSEQDLIRNPDYAPTDYAGKLGVELQYEKELRGQNGREQTEVDASGRPIKLLSSQPSVPGSNLVLTIDTELQQQMTEAIKKQMQASGSPRASGIALNPKTGEILAAVNLPSYDNNLFAKGIGQSDYSRLLNDSAQPLFNKAMGGAYPVGSIIKPLIGSAGLQEGVISPSTTVNDTGSLEVPNRYDPNTKYTFRSYEEGGLGVVNISRAIAVSSNVFFYTVGGGFGNIAGLGVDRLTAYYNKFGLGAKTGVDLPGETAGLVPTPASKKKASGEGWYLGDTYNISVGQGDLRASPLQMAVATAAVANGGNVLKPHILKEVQDAGGRTIRASSTEVVRQNFISPANIQLIRQAMRKVVSESYGTACCQMEREVPVPVAGKTGTAETDPNGKRKPHAWFTAFAPYDDPQIVTVILVENSGEGAQYAAPATRETLAWCFKRPGGCVK; via the coding sequence GTGAGCCGTAAAGCCAAAGAGCCTATATTCGGTTTTGGTGGCGAGCAGTCACCCCATAAGGGCGATCCAGTGATTAAGCGTGATCAGGGTGGTAACGAAAGATGGATTGAGGCCATTCTGCCAGCCGACGCCGAGGCGGGAGTGATCGAAACTCCTACCAGCCGACGCCGCTTGATTATTATTGTGGGGGCGGTTTTTTTGGTGATGGCGGTACTAGCGATTCAAATGTTTCGCTTGCAGATTATTGATGGCGACCGTAATCTTGGGCTCGCCGACGGAAACCGCCTGCGCCAAAAGGTAACTAGGGCGCCAAGAGGGGTTATTTACGATCGCAACAAGGTGACCTTGGCCCAGAACCTGGCTAGCTTTGATGTTACGGTAATACCCAGCTTGCTGCCGCGTGACATCAATCACCGTCGTCAGATTTACGCTACCGTTGGCGCTTCTCTGGGGGTAAGTGGGCAAGAGATTGAGCAACGCGTTGAACGCTCCTGTATAGATCAAGCGCTTAAAGCTGGTACGCCACAGTTTAGGGCCGAATTTGACTGTTTGGCGGCCACACAGCCGCGACTGGTTGCCGATAATGTGCCGCGCGAGACCGCCCTCGACTTTGATCAGCTGTCGGCCACCACACCGGGATTTAGTTTAGATGTAAACCCGATCCGAGACTACCGCGACCAAACCTTGCTCTCGGCGATATTGGGCTATACCGGTAGAGTTAGCGAACAGGACTTAATTCGCAACCCCGATTACGCCCCAACCGATTATGCCGGTAAACTAGGGGTGGAGCTGCAGTACGAAAAGGAGCTACGCGGCCAAAACGGACGCGAGCAGACCGAGGTCGACGCGTCGGGTCGGCCAATCAAGCTGCTTAGTTCGCAGCCGTCGGTGCCTGGCTCTAACCTAGTTCTAACCATCGACACCGAGCTACAACAGCAGATGACCGAAGCGATAAAAAAGCAGATGCAGGCTAGCGGCAGTCCGCGTGCTAGCGGGATTGCGCTCAACCCAAAAACCGGCGAGATATTGGCGGCGGTCAACCTGCCTAGCTACGACAACAACCTGTTTGCTAAGGGTATTGGTCAGAGTGATTACAGCCGGCTGCTTAATGACTCGGCGCAACCGCTGTTTAACAAGGCGATGGGCGGAGCCTACCCGGTTGGCTCGATCATCAAGCCGTTAATCGGCTCAGCCGGCTTGCAAGAAGGAGTTATTTCTCCATCTACCACCGTGAACGATACCGGTTCGCTGGAGGTGCCTAACCGGTATGACCCCAACACCAAGTACACCTTTCGTTCGTACGAAGAGGGTGGCTTGGGAGTGGTTAACATTTCACGAGCGATTGCGGTTAGCTCAAACGTCTTCTTTTATACCGTTGGTGGTGGTTTTGGTAATATTGCCGGCTTAGGGGTTGATCGGTTGACGGCTTACTATAACAAGTTTGGCCTAGGGGCTAAGACCGGAGTTGACCTGCCGGGTGAAACCGCCGGCCTAGTACCAACTCCGGCCAGTAAAAAGAAGGCTAGTGGTGAGGGGTGGTACCTGGGAGACACCTACAACATTTCGGTTGGGCAGGGTGACCTCCGCGCCTCACCCTTGCAAATGGCGGTGGCTACGGCGGCGGTGGCTAACGGCGGCAATGTGTTGAAGCCGCATATTTTAAAAGAGGTCCAAGATGCCGGTGGTCGCACCATCCGCGCTAGCAGCACCGAAGTTGTCCGCCAAAACTTTATTAGCCCGGCCAATATTCAGCTCATTCGCCAAGCCATGCGCAAGGTGGTATCTGAATCCTACGGTACCGCCTGCTGCCAGATGGAGCGAGAGGTACCGGTACCGGTTGCCGGTAAAACCGGTACCGCCGAGACCGATCCCAATGGTAAGCGCAAGCCACATGCCTGGTTCACCGCTTTCGCCCCGTATGATGATCCGCAAATCGTCACAGTTATCTTGGTTGAAAACTCGGGTGAAGGCGCTCAATATGCTGCTCCGGCCACTCGCGAAACGCTAGCGTGGTGCTTTAAGCGGCCTGGCGGCTGCGTTAAATAA
- a CDS encoding PDZ domain-containing protein — MSLLIILLVIAIFGLLVFVHELGHFVAARRSGVEVEEFGFGFPPRAIGKKVGRTVYSINWLPLGGFVKLKGEDTADQGAGSFNAASFWSKTKILFAGVTMNLVAAYIILLGLCISGLPPVLANQFSFGQPTYDQPKQVMVVSVAKDSPAAKAGIERGEVVLSANGQPLESEQQLLDFTKAQAGQTVSFEVAGDQGTRTITTTLRGADEKQGQLGVTPIQTYKLQYRPVDAVITAAGLTAQMVWATLAAFGGLVAGLLTQGQVSQQVAGPVGIVSILANMAYFGVSYVLLFVASISVSLAVLNSLPLPALDGGRWTLIAAQKLTRRRLSERFEATVHTIGFAALIALMVVVTFVDIQRLN, encoded by the coding sequence ATGAGCTTGCTTATTATTCTGTTAGTAATTGCAATTTTTGGACTACTGGTGTTTGTGCACGAGCTGGGTCATTTTGTGGCGGCCAGGCGTAGCGGGGTTGAGGTAGAGGAGTTTGGTTTTGGTTTCCCGCCCCGCGCTATTGGCAAAAAAGTCGGCCGGACGGTTTATTCAATCAACTGGTTGCCGTTGGGCGGATTTGTCAAACTCAAGGGTGAGGATACGGCAGACCAAGGGGCTGGCAGTTTTAACGCGGCCAGTTTTTGGTCAAAGACCAAGATTTTGTTTGCCGGAGTCACCATGAACTTGGTTGCCGCTTACATCATCTTGCTCGGACTATGTATTAGTGGGCTGCCACCGGTACTGGCCAATCAGTTTAGCTTTGGCCAACCAACCTACGATCAGCCCAAACAGGTAATGGTGGTATCGGTCGCCAAAGATTCACCGGCCGCTAAGGCGGGAATTGAGCGGGGAGAGGTGGTGTTAAGCGCCAACGGCCAGCCCCTGGAATCGGAGCAGCAGTTGCTTGATTTCACCAAGGCTCAGGCCGGCCAAACGGTTAGCTTTGAGGTTGCAGGTGACCAGGGCACTCGCACCATTACAACTACTTTGCGTGGCGCTGACGAAAAACAGGGCCAACTTGGAGTCACACCAATTCAAACCTACAAGCTACAGTATCGTCCGGTAGACGCGGTAATCACCGCGGCCGGTTTGACCGCCCAGATGGTGTGGGCTACACTGGCGGCTTTTGGTGGTTTGGTAGCCGGCTTGCTAACGCAGGGGCAGGTGAGTCAGCAGGTAGCCGGTCCGGTTGGAATTGTGTCGATTTTGGCCAACATGGCTTACTTTGGAGTGTCGTACGTACTGTTGTTTGTCGCCTCAATCTCGGTATCGTTAGCGGTGCTAAACTCTCTACCGCTGCCCGCCCTAGACGGTGGGCGCTGGACCTTAATCGCTGCCCAAAAGCTTACCCGCCGACGGCTGTCGGAACGCTTTGAGGCTACCGTACATACCATTGGTTTTGCCGCTTTAATCGCCTTAATGGTCGTGGTGACCTTTGTCGACATCCAGCGCCTCAACTAG
- the raiA gene encoding ribosome-associated translation inhibitor RaiA produces the protein MINLQLTARHHEELDDKLQDYVGRKIGQLDRYMPKGHAIAKGKVVLEFDKSAGEGYQYICEVRLDVPGVDMFAKEGTVNLYAAVDIVEQKLKSQIIKYKDKHSSHRPRRRGNQVAESDYPPVDTQ, from the coding sequence ATGATTAACCTACAGTTAACCGCTCGCCATCACGAGGAGCTGGACGACAAGCTACAGGACTACGTAGGGCGTAAGATTGGTCAGCTGGATCGTTACATGCCCAAAGGTCATGCCATCGCCAAGGGTAAGGTGGTACTGGAGTTTGATAAAAGCGCCGGCGAGGGCTACCAGTATATTTGCGAGGTGCGTCTAGACGTGCCCGGCGTAGACATGTTTGCCAAGGAGGGCACGGTTAACTTGTATGCTGCGGTTGATATTGTTGAGCAAAAGCTAAAGTCCCAGATTATCAAGTATAAGGATAAGCATAGCTCGCACCGTCCGCGTCGGCGAGGTAATCAAGTCGCTGAATCTGATTACCCACCAGTTGATACACAGTAG
- the lysS gene encoding lysine--tRNA ligase has protein sequence MSETKTSNFWLDLAADEIIRRYPDGEIIVSSGISPSASYHIGHFREIMTAEALTWAVRQRGRQARHLHVVDDFDPLRKRYDFLPKEFEQYVGWPISLVPNPTDSKYGSYADHFFAEFEQHLEPMGIKPEIIRSYRDLYQPGKMAPYITQALSKVDRIREIFKAKSNRELPADWTPVTVLQEDNRFAKGELNTFNKDKETINDTPFNDGRVKLDWRLDWPARWALLGVQVEPFGAQEHGASGSSYDTGVDFARDIFGIEPPYDAARYGHIHRPGENIKMSSSKGNGVTPEEALKIMPAEILRYFIVRSRPERKLIFDPGQGLYNLIDEFAAVQDDPDHEFRDAYNFAVAGDTKRVISSVPFKHLVQVYQAAQGDEGQTLEVLRRTDYKDEVENERDIIIAELTFVKNWLEKYAPDEVKFQVQKELPQADLSAAQQKFLDLLATKIEDHSGDIDGQTMHQLIYAAKDEAELQPKEAFQALYQVILGKLYGPKAGWFLASLDRDWLTKRLKRQS, from the coding sequence ATGAGCGAAACCAAAACCAGCAATTTTTGGCTCGACCTAGCCGCCGACGAGATTATCCGCCGCTACCCAGACGGCGAGATTATCGTGTCGAGCGGCATTTCGCCATCGGCCTCATACCACATTGGGCATTTCCGTGAGATTATGACCGCCGAGGCCTTAACCTGGGCGGTGCGCCAGCGTGGTCGCCAGGCTCGCCATCTTCACGTGGTGGACGACTTTGACCCATTACGTAAACGCTATGACTTTTTACCAAAGGAGTTTGAGCAGTATGTGGGTTGGCCAATTAGTTTGGTGCCAAACCCAACCGATTCAAAGTACGGATCCTATGCCGACCACTTTTTTGCTGAGTTTGAGCAGCATCTTGAGCCAATGGGAATCAAGCCGGAGATTATTCGAAGCTACCGTGACCTGTATCAGCCTGGCAAGATGGCTCCGTACATTACTCAGGCACTTTCAAAAGTTGATCGCATTCGCGAAATCTTTAAAGCAAAATCAAACCGTGAACTACCGGCCGACTGGACTCCGGTAACGGTGTTACAGGAAGACAACCGGTTTGCCAAGGGAGAGCTCAATACTTTCAATAAAGATAAAGAAACCATTAACGATACGCCATTTAATGATGGACGAGTAAAGCTCGATTGGCGTCTCGACTGGCCGGCGCGCTGGGCTCTGCTAGGCGTGCAGGTTGAGCCATTTGGCGCCCAAGAGCATGGCGCCTCCGGTAGCTCGTACGACACCGGCGTAGATTTTGCTCGCGATATTTTTGGCATCGAGCCGCCGTACGATGCGGCGCGCTACGGTCACATTCATCGTCCTGGCGAAAATATCAAGATGAGCTCATCAAAGGGTAATGGAGTTACCCCTGAAGAAGCTCTCAAAATTATGCCGGCTGAAATCCTGCGTTACTTTATTGTTCGCAGCCGCCCCGAGCGAAAGCTGATCTTTGATCCCGGTCAAGGCCTCTATAACTTAATCGATGAGTTTGCTGCCGTTCAGGATGATCCGGATCATGAGTTTCGTGATGCCTACAACTTTGCGGTGGCCGGTGACACCAAACGCGTGATTTCCAGCGTACCGTTTAAGCACCTGGTTCAGGTGTATCAGGCCGCCCAGGGAGACGAGGGGCAAACGCTCGAAGTACTCCGCCGCACCGATTACAAAGACGAGGTTGAAAACGAGCGCGATATCATTATTGCCGAACTCACCTTTGTCAAAAACTGGCTCGAAAAATACGCTCCGGATGAAGTAAAATTCCAGGTTCAAAAAGAGCTTCCTCAAGCCGACCTTAGCGCCGCCCAGCAGAAGTTCCTCGACCTACTTGCTACTAAAATTGAAGATCATTCTGGCGATATTGATGGCCAAACCATGCACCAGCTGATTTATGCCGCCAAAGATGAGGCCGAGCTCCAACCCAAAGAAGCCTTCCAGGCGCTTTATCAAGTCATCCTGGGTAAGCTATACGGTCCAAAGGCGGGCTGGTTCTTGGCCAGTCTTGATCGCGATTGGCTAACAAAACGCTTGAAGCGACAAAGCTAA
- the mreC gene encoding rod shape-determining protein MreC: protein MKRGRSVQRKILGLMAIGLLLVALGSAGLLRPVQSGVATIGAPFAGILSKMSASTSGWLTAATSIGGLAKENQQLRSEVADLKQRLSQEVEVAAQNDELRKQLNLGGVRPDKLIGAEVIGYQPDNFRQFITIGRGSTDGVRSGMAVISQGALVGTVQEVTPTTAKVFLVIDPTFRVTALDQDAPNRPTGTIYGQIGGGLVMDKIAQTETVSPGDTVVTAGTGSEIPKGLIIGKVQTVERRDNGVFQVAQVTSGVAFNRLEVVYVVSQP, encoded by the coding sequence ATGAAGCGAGGGCGTAGCGTACAGCGAAAGATTTTAGGCCTGATGGCAATTGGCTTGTTGCTGGTAGCGCTTGGTTCGGCCGGTCTGTTGCGTCCGGTTCAGAGCGGCGTGGCAACCATTGGCGCTCCATTTGCCGGCATTTTGAGCAAGATGAGCGCGTCAACCTCCGGCTGGCTAACCGCCGCAACCTCGATTGGAGGCTTGGCTAAGGAAAACCAGCAGCTTCGTAGTGAGGTGGCCGATTTAAAGCAGCGGTTGAGCCAAGAGGTTGAGGTTGCGGCGCAAAACGACGAGCTACGCAAGCAGCTTAATCTGGGTGGCGTTCGACCCGACAAGCTAATTGGGGCCGAAGTGATAGGGTATCAACCGGATAATTTTCGCCAGTTTATTACTATCGGACGCGGCAGCACCGATGGGGTAAGGTCGGGGATGGCGGTGATTAGTCAGGGAGCCCTGGTTGGTACGGTGCAAGAAGTTACGCCTACCACCGCCAAGGTCTTTTTGGTGATTGACCCGACTTTTCGAGTGACCGCCCTCGACCAGGACGCGCCAAATCGACCAACCGGTACCATTTACGGCCAGATTGGTGGCGGTTTGGTTATGGACAAGATTGCTCAAACCGAAACGGTTTCGCCTGGCGATACGGTGGTGACCGCCGGTACCGGCAGCGAGATACCTAAGGGCTTGATTATTGGCAAGGTGCAGACGGTTGAACGCCGCGACAACGGGGTGTTCCAGGTGGCTCAGGTAACCTCGGGAGTGGCCTTTAATCGCTTAGAGGTGGTTTATGTGGTTTCGCAGCCGTAA
- a CDS encoding rod shape-determining protein has translation MFDRLLGRFSHDIGIDLGTANTLVYVRGRGIVINEPSVVAINTKTNQVLAIGDEAKKMVGRTPSSIVATRPLVDGVVSDFEVTEQMLRYFIDKVHPQRWNLLARPRVVVGIPSGVTEVEKRAVEDAATNAGARQTFLIEEPMAAAIGCRLPIQDPAGSMIVDIGGGTTEVAVISLGGIVASRSIRVAGDELSEDIIQFARDEFNLTIGERTAEQIKVTVGAAHQLDKPKSMPMRGRDLVTGLPKEVQVTNEQIRKALAKSVREIVEAVKITIEETPPELVADILERGIVLAGGGALLKGLDALLMQQTKMPVHVADDPLTAVARGTGLVLEDIDTLKDILVPTQFK, from the coding sequence TTGTTTGACCGACTACTCGGAAGATTTTCGCACGATATTGGGATCGATCTAGGGACCGCTAACACCCTGGTGTATGTGCGCGGCCGTGGGATTGTGATCAACGAACCAAGCGTGGTGGCAATTAACACCAAAACCAACCAGGTATTAGCCATTGGTGACGAGGCTAAAAAGATGGTTGGGCGTACTCCCAGCAGTATTGTGGCGACCCGACCACTAGTAGACGGTGTTGTCAGCGACTTTGAGGTTACCGAGCAGATGTTGCGCTACTTTATCGACAAGGTGCATCCCCAGCGCTGGAACTTGCTGGCCAGACCAAGGGTGGTGGTTGGCATCCCCAGCGGCGTAACCGAGGTGGAAAAGCGCGCGGTGGAAGACGCCGCCACCAACGCCGGCGCCCGCCAGACCTTCCTCATCGAAGAGCCAATGGCCGCGGCGATCGGCTGTCGACTGCCAATTCAGGATCCAGCCGGTTCAATGATTGTCGATATTGGCGGTGGTACCACCGAGGTCGCGGTGATTTCGCTGGGTGGGATTGTGGCCAGCCGCAGTATCCGGGTTGCCGGTGACGAACTAAGCGAAGACATTATCCAGTTTGCTCGCGATGAGTTCAACCTGACTATTGGTGAGCGGACCGCTGAGCAGATTAAGGTAACGGTCGGAGCGGCTCACCAGCTAGACAAGCCTAAGTCGATGCCGATGCGGGGGCGTGATTTGGTGACCGGTTTGCCAAAAGAGGTTCAGGTAACCAATGAGCAGATTCGGAAGGCGCTAGCTAAGAGTGTTCGCGAGATTGTTGAGGCGGTTAAGATCACGATCGAGGAGACTCCGCCAGAGCTGGTGGCGGACATTTTGGAGCGTGGCATTGTTTTGGCGGGCGGCGGCGCCTTACTTAAAGGCCTGGATGCTCTACTGATGCAGCAAACTAAGATGCCGGTACACGTGGCCGATGACCCGCTAACGGCGGTGGCGCGGGGGACCGGTCTGGTGCTAGAGGATATCGATACGCTCAAGGATATCTTGGTGCCAACCCAGTTTAAGTAG
- a CDS encoding prolyl-tRNA synthetase, with protein MKLSQLFTKTRREAPRDEEAISAQLLLRAGFVHKQMAGAYVMLPLGLKTLNSIIGIIREEMNAAGGQELTMTALQPPELWQKTNRWDDKQVDVWFRTKLHNDTELGLGFTHEEPLTELMAENISSYRDLPQYVYQFQAKFRNEVRAKSGIMRTREFIMKDLYSFSRDQKQHDEYYEKMKEVYTKVFQRLGIGDHTFITFASGGSFSKYSHEFQAIIEAGEDVIYLDRDKKLAVNEEVYTDEVLNDLGLDKNKLEKVNASEVGNIFTLGTKFSDPLGLKFTDEDGSVKPVIMGSYGIGPARVMGVLIELFHDDKGMIWPEEIAPAKAHIVRIGEDEDVVKAADKLYADLKAQGIETIYDDRDIPAGAKFADADLMGMPVRLTVSPKTLKENSVEVKRRNEAESKLVSHAEALKLFK; from the coding sequence ATGAAACTATCTCAACTTTTTACCAAGACTAGACGTGAAGCTCCCAGGGATGAGGAGGCAATTAGCGCTCAGCTACTGCTGCGAGCGGGCTTTGTTCATAAGCAGATGGCCGGTGCTTACGTTATGCTGCCGCTGGGCCTCAAGACGCTCAACAGCATTATTGGCATCATCCGCGAAGAGATGAATGCAGCCGGCGGCCAGGAACTAACCATGACCGCGCTGCAGCCGCCCGAACTGTGGCAAAAAACCAACCGTTGGGACGATAAGCAGGTCGACGTTTGGTTCCGCACCAAGTTGCACAACGACACCGAGCTGGGTCTTGGTTTTACTCACGAAGAGCCGCTAACCGAGCTAATGGCTGAAAACATTAGCAGCTACCGTGATCTGCCGCAGTATGTTTACCAGTTCCAGGCCAAGTTCCGCAATGAGGTTAGGGCCAAGAGCGGCATCATGCGTACGCGCGAGTTTATTATGAAGGACCTCTATTCCTTTAGCCGCGACCAAAAGCAGCATGATGAGTATTACGAAAAAATGAAAGAGGTTTACACCAAAGTATTTCAGCGCCTTGGAATCGGTGACCACACCTTTATTACTTTTGCCAGCGGCGGCAGTTTTAGCAAGTACTCGCATGAGTTCCAGGCCATAATTGAGGCCGGAGAGGATGTTATTTACCTAGATCGCGACAAGAAGCTGGCCGTCAACGAAGAGGTTTACACCGATGAGGTCCTTAACGATCTTGGCCTCGATAAAAACAAGCTCGAAAAGGTTAACGCCTCCGAGGTTGGTAACATTTTTACGCTCGGTACCAAGTTCTCCGACCCACTCGGTCTCAAGTTTACCGATGAGGATGGCTCGGTTAAGCCGGTCATCATGGGTTCTTACGGTATTGGCCCGGCGCGCGTTATGGGCGTACTGATTGAGCTGTTCCACGACGATAAAGGCATGATTTGGCCAGAAGAGATTGCGCCGGCAAAGGCTCACATTGTTCGAATCGGTGAGGATGAAGACGTCGTCAAGGCCGCCGACAAGCTCTACGCTGACCTTAAAGCGCAGGGTATTGAAACAATTTACGACGACCGTGACATTCCAGCTGGCGCCAAGTTCGCCGACGCCGACCTGATGGGTATGCCGGTCCGATTAACGGTTAGCCCTAAGACGCTCAAAGAAAACAGTGTCGAAGTAAAACGTCGTAACGAAGCGGAGTCAAAGCTTGTCTCGCACGCCGAAGCTCTCAAACTTTTCAAATAA
- a CDS encoding serine--tRNA ligase: MIDIKNLRANPEDYQTSAEQRGIKVDIKAAIKLDADRAQQIAKVEQLRAQLNVKGKPSEDELKALQQAKAELEPLEKQLKQTTEKLDAVLQQIPNLLATDTPEGGEEDNREERTWGKAEKRDGVKDHLTLGEANDWIDFERGAKVAGAKFYFLKGALVRLEMAVVNMAMDLLEKEGFTLMSVPHMANTRTMNGTGFSPRGEERQIYEIEGDDLNLIATAEIPLTGYHADEILEADQLPLLYAGYSPAYRQEAGAYGKHSKGLYRVHQFNKLEMYVFCSPEDSEKWHQKLVEVEERICHELEIPYRLVRIAAGDLGAPAYKKYDIEYWSPVDGSYRELTSCSNVTDYQARRLNIRARKEDGSLEHVHTLNGTAVATSRLLIALLENHQAEDGTVAIPEALQTYYGGKTL; encoded by the coding sequence ATGATTGATATCAAAAACCTCCGAGCCAACCCCGAAGATTACCAAACCTCAGCTGAGCAGAGAGGAATTAAGGTTGATATAAAGGCAGCCATCAAACTTGATGCCGATCGCGCCCAGCAAATTGCCAAGGTTGAGCAGCTCCGCGCCCAGCTGAACGTTAAGGGTAAGCCTAGCGAGGATGAGCTCAAGGCCCTACAGCAGGCCAAGGCCGAGCTTGAACCGCTCGAAAAACAGCTTAAGCAAACCACCGAAAAGCTGGATGCAGTTCTGCAACAGATTCCAAACTTGCTTGCCACTGACACACCCGAAGGCGGGGAAGAGGATAATCGTGAGGAAAGGACCTGGGGCAAGGCCGAAAAGCGCGACGGAGTTAAGGATCATTTAACTCTTGGTGAAGCCAACGACTGGATTGACTTCGAGCGTGGCGCCAAGGTGGCCGGCGCCAAGTTCTACTTTTTAAAGGGCGCCTTGGTCCGCCTCGAGATGGCGGTGGTAAACATGGCCATGGATCTGCTTGAAAAAGAGGGCTTTACTCTAATGAGCGTGCCGCATATGGCTAACACTCGCACCATGAACGGGACCGGTTTTAGCCCTCGCGGTGAGGAGCGCCAGATCTACGAGATTGAGGGCGACGACCTTAACTTGATTGCTACCGCCGAAATCCCGCTAACCGGCTATCATGCCGACGAAATCCTGGAAGCCGATCAGCTGCCGCTACTCTATGCTGGCTACAGTCCGGCTTATCGCCAGGAGGCGGGGGCTTACGGCAAACACAGTAAGGGCTTATACAGAGTGCATCAGTTTAATAAGTTAGAAATGTATGTGTTCTGCTCGCCCGAAGATAGCGAAAAATGGCATCAAAAGCTGGTTGAGGTTGAGGAACGGATCTGCCATGAACTAGAGATCCCGTATCGGCTGGTACGGATTGCGGCTGGCGATCTGGGTGCCCCGGCCTACAAGAAGTACGACATTGAGTACTGGAGCCCGGTTGATGGCAGCTATCGCGAACTCACCAGCTGTAGTAATGTGACTGATTATCAGGCTCGCCGCTTAAATATTCGCGCCCGAAAGGAAGATGGTAGCCTGGAGCACGTGCATACCCTAAATGGCACCGCCGTGGCAACCAGTCGCCTGCTAATTGCGTTGCTTGAGAATCATCAGGCCGAGGATGGTACTGTGGCCATACCAGAAGCCCTGCAAACCTACTATGGAGGTAAGACGCTATGA